The following coding sequences are from one Melopsittacus undulatus isolate bMelUnd1 chromosome 14, bMelUnd1.mat.Z, whole genome shotgun sequence window:
- the PIGV gene encoding GPI mannosyltransferase 2 has product MEVVSRTDPHVREVVWFAVHCRALTLLLQALFNLLIPDHAADAFSPPRLSQPGLWDVLVEQLLGGLSRWDAEHFLFIAERGYLYEHNCAFFPLYPLSLRAVAEGALWPLQWLLCVRSRLLLSAVLLNSLFSVLAAAALYQLGCLVLQCRRVAFLAAILFSVSPANVFMAAAYSESMFAFLAFSAMWQLEKGQSWLSGLLFSLAAGVRANGLVNAGFFLYSCSKCFALQLQVGSESVRKLPLLWKQLLSVVSSMVLTCAGIFLPFAIFQYYAYVRFCHPGTSLEPVPKALVQLALDKGYSLAAPNGVKPPWCSQQVPVAYSYIQDTYWNVGFLRYFELRQIPNFLLALPVTLLGSWAACTYISANPRHSLTLGLERRKSEEDKPRTGFCCPAVFVYVVHATVLLAFGFFCMHVQVLTRLLHSSSPILYWFSAHLLQENEPLLWSEGTDNQTSAPRYEGSLQGKSGSCVNPVVRLLLNFRSITLLSRCILGFFLSYWLLGLVLHCNFLPWT; this is encoded by the exons GCTCTTTTCAACCTCCTGATCCCCGATCACGCTGCAGATGCTTTCTCCCCTCCTCGCCTGTCCCAGCCTGGCCTGTGGGATGTGCTGgtggagcagctgctgggaggGCTGTCTCGCTGGGATGCAGAGCACTTCCTCTTCATCGCCGAGCGCGGTTACCTGTACGAGCACAACTGTGCCTTCTTCCCCCTGTACCCCCTGAGCCTGCGAGCCGTGGCCGAGGGGGCTCTGTGGCCCCTGCAGTGGCTGCTGTGTGTGCGGAGCCgcctgctgctctcagctgtgctgctcaaCTCCCTCTTCTCTGTCCTGGCAGCCGCTGCCCTGTATCAGCTGGGCTGCCTCGTGCTGCAGTGTCGCAGGGTGGCTTTCCTCGCTGCCATCCTCTTTTCAGTCAGCCCTGCCAATGTATTTATGGCAGCTGCTTACTCAGAGAGCATGTTTGCCTTCCTGGCGTTCAGTGCCATGTGGCAACTGGAGAAGGGGCAGAGCTGGCTCAGTGGACTGCTCTTCTCCCTTGCGGCTGGGGTGCGTGCCAATGGGCTTGTTAATGCTGGCTTCTTTCTCTACTCCTGCAGTAAATGCTTTGCCCTCCAGCTCCAGGTGGGTTCAGAGTCAGTAAGAAAGCTCCCTCTGTTGTGGAAGCAGCTCCTGAGTGTGGTGTCTTCCATGGTTCTGACGTGTGCTGGCATTTTTCTACCTTTTGCTATATTTCAGTATTATGCCTATGTGAGGTTCTGTCATCCTGGTACCAGCCTGGAGCCAGTTCCTAAGGCACTGGTCCAGCTGGCTCTGGACAAGGGCTATTCTCTGGCAGCCCCAAATGGGGTTAAACCCCCTTGGTGCTCCCAGCAGGTCCCTGTAGCCTATTCTTATATTCAAGACACTTACTGGAATGTTGGCTTTCTAAGGTATTTTGAGCTCAGGCAGATACCAaatttcttgcttgctttgccTGTCACGCTTCTGGGCTCATGGGCTGCCTGCACCTACATCAGTGCAAACCCACGGCACAGCCTGACTCTTGGtttagagagaagaaagagcGAAGAGGATAAACCAAGAACTGGCTTTTGCTGCCCTGCTGTCTTCGTCTATGTGGTCCATGCCACGGTCCTGCTGGCATTTGGGTTCTTCTGCATGCATGTGCAG GTGCTGACCCGATTGCTCCACTCCTCCTCTCCCATCCTGTACTGGTTCTCTGCCCACCTCCTTCAGGAAAACGAACCTTTGCTCTGGAGTGAAGGGACTGATAATCAAACCTCTGCACCTCGCTATGAGGGATCTCTTCAGGGTAAATCTGGTTCCTGTGTGAACCCCGTGgtgaggctgctgctgaactTCAGATCCATCACCCTGCTCAGCAGATGCATCCTCGGATTCTTCCTGTCCTactggctgctggggctggttcTGCACTGCAACTTCTTGCCATGGACATAG